The genomic segment ACGACTTTACCGAGACATTCATCAACTGCTTCGATTGCCTTGATTGTCGGTTCGAGCATGCCCGAGTGACCGACCATGTCCGGGTTCGCGAAGTTCAGGATGATGGCATCATGTTTGTCGGAATTGATCGCTTCAACAAGCGCATCCGTTACTTCATAAATGCTCATCTCTGGTTGTAAGTCGTATGTTGCGACTTTCGGCGACGGGATTAAGATACGATCTTCGCCTTCATACGGTTCTTCACGCTGTCCGTTGAAGAAGAACGTGACGTGTGGATACTTTTCAGTTTCCGCGATCCGTAATTGTTTTAAACCTTGCTTCGAGAGCGTTTCTCCAAGCGTGTTTTTGATGTCTTCTGGTGGGAAGACGATATCCGTATCAATCGCATCCGAGTACTTCGTCATGGAGACGAGCAGCAGGTTCTTCGGTGCATTGTCCGGAAGTTCGAATCCTGTGAATCCAGCTTTCTCTTTGTAGACCTTCGCCAGTTGAATCGCACGGTCAGGGCGGTAGTTAAAGAACATGATTGCATCGTTGTCGTGGATCGGTGCGACTGGCGTACCGTCTTCCTGCACGACGACGGTTGGTTCGATGAACTCGTCCGTAACGTCCTTCGTATATGATTCTTCTACCATGCCGATTGGGTCTTTTGTTGTCGGGCCTTCACCGTATGTGATGACGTCATAAACTTTCTTGACGCGCTCCCAACGGTTGTCGCGGTCCATTGCATAATAACGCCCAGAGATACTTGCGAATTGACCAACGTGAAGTTCGTCCATTTTCGCTTGTACGTCACGGAGGAAACCAGCACCCGATTGTGGATCACAATCGCGGCCATCCGTGAAGGCATGCAAGTAAACTTTTTCGATTTCGTGAAGTTTTGCGAATTCAAGAACGGCATACAAGTGATTGATGTGACTGTGGATTCCACCGTCAGATACTAAACCAAAGATATGGAGTGCTGAATCATGTTTCTTCACGTGACCTGCCGCATCGTTCATCGCTTGACGCGAGAAGAACGAGCGATCTTTGACGGCATTGTTGATTCGGGATAGCGATTGATAGACGACGCGACCTGCCCCGATGTTAAGGTGACCCACTTCTGAGTTCCCCATTTGACCTTCAGGCAAACCGACGTATTCCCCTTTCGCATTCAACAACGTATGCGGATATTTGTTCCAAAAGCGATCGAAGTTCGGTTTGTTTGCTGCTGTCACAGCATTCCCGAATTCTTCATCACGCATACCGAAACCATCAAGGATGATAAGTGCGACTGGACGTTTTTTCATTTAAATCGCCTCCAACAGTTTGAGGAACGATCCTGTCTCAAGACTTGCTCCACCAACGAGTGCTCCGTCGATGTCAGGTTGAGCCATATATTCTTTGACGTTCTCTGGCTTGACGCTACCACCGTATTGGATACGAACTGCTTCTGCAGCTTCTGTACCGAATTCAGCAGCGACGACGTCGCGAACGAATTTACAAGAATCTTGTGCATCTTGTTCTGTCGCTGATTTACCTGTTCCGATTGCCCAGACAGGCTCGTATGCAACAACAAGATTTTTCACTTGGTCGACAGTCAAGCCTTTAAGGCTGTTTGTCGTTTGTTCACGAATGACGTCTTCGAACTTGCCGCCTTCGCGCTCTTCAAGTGTTTCACCTACACAAACGATTGGAACGAGACCGTGCTCGAACGCTTTTTTCGCTTTGCTGTTGATGAATGCATCTGTTTCACCAAAGTACTCACGACGTTCAGAGTGACCGAGGATGACGTATGTCACGTCAAGCTCTTTTAGCATGACAGGGCTGATTTCGCCTGTGAATGCGCCACTTTCTTGATCGTACATGTTTTGAGCGCCGATTTTAAGATCAGTTCCAGCTGCTGCTTCCGTTAAATGAGCAAGGAATACAGCTGGTGCACAGACAGCAGCATCGACAGTCGATGAAGCTGGTACTTTGCCTTTTACTTCTTCTGCGAATGCGACTGCATCCTTCAGAGTTAGATTCATCTTCCAGTTACCTGCGATGATTGGTTTACGCATTGAGAAACACTCCCTTGTGAACTATTGGATTACTTGTCGTTAAGCGCTTCGACACCAGGAAGGGCTTTACCTTCCATGAACTCGAGGCTCGCTCCGCCACCAGTCGAGATATGGCTCATCTTGTCTGCAAGACCGAATTTCTCAGCTGCTGCAGCAGAATCCCCACCACCGATGATTGAGTATGCGTCGCTGTCTGCAAGTGCTTGAGCGACACCTTTCGTTCCGTTTGCGTATTTATCAAGTTCGAATACGCCCATCGGTCCATTCCAGACGACGAGTTTCGAGTTCTTGATTGCTTCCGCATACAGTTCGACTGTTTTTGGTCCGATATCAAGTGACATGTGATCCGCTGGGATACTGTCGATATCGCGTGGTCCTACATATGTTTCTTCGCCAAATTCCTTCGTGATGATGCAGTCGACCGGCATTAAGAACTTGACGCCTTTGTCTTCTGCTTTTTTCATGAATTCTTTCGCTTGGTCGATTTTGTCGACTTCAAGAAGTGACGTACCGACTTCATAACCTTGAGCTTTGAGGAATGTATAAGATAATCCCCCACCGATGATCAACGTGTCGACGATATCAAGCAAGTGATCGATGACACCGATTTTGTCGGCTACTTTCGATCCCCCGATGATTGCAGTGAACGGACGATCCGGGTTCGAGATCGCTTTCCCAAGAACTTGAAGTTCTTTTTCAATCAACAATCCTGCTACAGCAGTATCGACATGGTGCGCGATTCCTTCTGTAGAAGCATGTGCACGGTGAGCTGCACCGAATGCATCGTTGACGAAGATATCTGCGAGTTTCGCAAATCCTTCAGCGAGTTCAGCATCATTTTTTGTTTCTCCAGGGTAGAAACGAACGTTTTCAAGAACGAGAACGTCTCCTGCTTCGAGCTTGCTGACCGCTTCTTCAGCGACCGGGCCGTATGCTTCTTCAACGAGCTTGATGTCTTTACCAAGCAATTCGCTGAGGCGCTCTACAACTGGTGCAAGTGAGAACTCAGGATTTTTTTCGCCTTTAGGACGTCCCATGTGGCTAGCGAGAATGACTTTCGCTCCGCCTTCCATCAAGTGTTTGATTGTTGGAAGTGCTGCACGAATCCGTGTGTCGTCCGTAATTTTACCGTCTTCTAGTGGTACGTTGAAGTCGACACGTGTAAACACGCGTTGACCTTGTACATCGATGTCGCGAATTGATTTCTTATTCATACATTCGTCCTCCGTCTCATACGTATAGTGAGGGGCTGTGACGCCCCTCCAGACTTTTTTTCGCAATAAGAGCGGAGACTGGTAGTTTCCGCTCTTATTCAATTGCTATTTAATTGCTCGAATTACTTAGCGATTTCTGCGAAGTGTTTGAGTGTACGAACGAGTTGGCTAGTGTAAGACATTTCGTTGTCATACCAAGCAACTGTTTTAACGAGTTGTTTGTCACCGACAGTAACAACTTTAGTTTGTGTTGCATCGAAGAGTGATCCGTAAGAGATACCAACGATGTCAGAAGAAACGATTTCGTCTTCAGTGTAACCGTAAGACTCGTTCGCTGCTGCTTTCATAGCTGCGTTAACTTCTTCAACTGTAACTTTTTTCTCAAGAACTGTTGTGAGCTCAGTGAGTGAACCTGTAGCGACTGGTACACGTTGTGCAGATCCGTCAAGTTTACCTTGAAGTTCTGGAAGAACGAGACCGATTGCTTTAGCAGCACCAGTTGAGTTAGGAACGATGTTAGCAGCTGCTGCACGTGCACGACGGAAGTCACCTTTAGGGTGTGGAGCGTCGAGTGTGTTTTGGTCGCCAGTGTAAGCGTG from the Exiguobacterium oxidotolerans JCM 12280 genome contains:
- the gpmI gene encoding 2,3-bisphosphoglycerate-independent phosphoglycerate mutase; this translates as MKKRPVALIILDGFGMRDEEFGNAVTAANKPNFDRFWNKYPHTLLNAKGEYVGLPEGQMGNSEVGHLNIGAGRVVYQSLSRINNAVKDRSFFSRQAMNDAAGHVKKHDSALHIFGLVSDGGIHSHINHLYAVLEFAKLHEIEKVYLHAFTDGRDCDPQSGAGFLRDVQAKMDELHVGQFASISGRYYAMDRDNRWERVKKVYDVITYGEGPTTKDPIGMVEESYTKDVTDEFIEPTVVVQEDGTPVAPIHDNDAIMFFNYRPDRAIQLAKVYKEKAGFTGFELPDNAPKNLLLVSMTKYSDAIDTDIVFPPEDIKNTLGETLSKQGLKQLRIAETEKYPHVTFFFNGQREEPYEGEDRILIPSPKVATYDLQPEMSIYEVTDALVEAINSDKHDAIILNFANPDMVGHSGMLEPTIKAIEAVDECLGKVVDLIISKGGAAIVTADHGNADKVLNKDGSKMTAHTTEPVPCIVTVEDVELLEPLTGALADLAPTLLDLLGADQPSEMTGKSIVLKK
- the tpiA gene encoding triose-phosphate isomerase, which encodes MRKPIIAGNWKMNLTLKDAVAFAEEVKGKVPASSTVDAAVCAPAVFLAHLTEAAAGTDLKIGAQNMYDQESGAFTGEISPVMLKELDVTYVILGHSERREYFGETDAFINSKAKKAFEHGLVPIVCVGETLEEREGGKFEDVIREQTTNSLKGLTVDQVKNLVVAYEPVWAIGTGKSATEQDAQDSCKFVRDVVAAEFGTEAAEAVRIQYGGSVKPENVKEYMAQPDIDGALVGGASLETGSFLKLLEAI
- a CDS encoding phosphoglycerate kinase, yielding MNKKSIRDIDVQGQRVFTRVDFNVPLEDGKITDDTRIRAALPTIKHLMEGGAKVILASHMGRPKGEKNPEFSLAPVVERLSELLGKDIKLVEEAYGPVAEEAVSKLEAGDVLVLENVRFYPGETKNDAELAEGFAKLADIFVNDAFGAAHRAHASTEGIAHHVDTAVAGLLIEKELQVLGKAISNPDRPFTAIIGGSKVADKIGVIDHLLDIVDTLIIGGGLSYTFLKAQGYEVGTSLLEVDKIDQAKEFMKKAEDKGVKFLMPVDCIITKEFGEETYVGPRDIDSIPADHMSLDIGPKTVELYAEAIKNSKLVVWNGPMGVFELDKYANGTKGVAQALADSDAYSIIGGGDSAAAAEKFGLADKMSHISTGGGASLEFMEGKALPGVEALNDK